A window of the Thiomicrospira microaerophila genome harbors these coding sequences:
- a CDS encoding GGDEF domain-containing protein → MAHSDQTLHSHIEAIANAMPDPIFVMGQDGTYLDIIGGSERSLYADGHSLIGKTYQQVLPEKMAMRFLNVVQKAIKTQRLQEIEYQLANEEVQGIEPIGPQGGQWYEARVYPLNTDVYGQPAVIWLAINITQRKHMEEQIEHLSKNDALTHFYNRDFFLDLVNELISQAKLNNQPLSLIKIDLDCFKNITDGYGHELGDKAILGAAHAIEATVKDLGHIGRLSCDQFMIVLPEVKAVDAFRIAKLAQEKISGHKIRLDEQQTTCLTSQAGVTELRDQHEDSRILFNRVNDAIAQLRTSREITKII, encoded by the coding sequence ATGGCACATTCTGATCAAACGCTGCACTCGCATATTGAAGCGATTGCGAATGCCATGCCCGACCCTATTTTCGTTATGGGTCAGGACGGCACCTATTTAGATATTATTGGCGGCAGCGAACGCAGTTTATATGCCGACGGTCATAGTCTGATTGGCAAGACCTATCAACAGGTTTTGCCGGAAAAAATGGCGATGCGCTTTTTAAATGTGGTGCAAAAAGCGATTAAAACCCAACGTTTACAAGAAATTGAATACCAATTAGCTAACGAAGAGGTTCAAGGCATCGAGCCAATCGGCCCACAAGGTGGCCAATGGTATGAAGCACGGGTTTATCCTCTTAACACCGATGTCTATGGCCAGCCGGCGGTGATTTGGCTGGCGATTAACATCACGCAGCGCAAACACATGGAAGAACAGATTGAACACCTTTCAAAAAACGACGCGCTAACCCACTTTTATAACCGTGATTTTTTCCTTGACTTGGTTAATGAACTTATTAGCCAAGCCAAGCTAAATAACCAACCCCTATCGCTGATTAAAATCGACTTAGATTGCTTTAAAAATATTACCGACGGCTATGGCCACGAACTCGGTGATAAAGCCATTTTAGGCGCGGCCCATGCGATTGAGGCGACGGTTAAAGACCTCGGACATATCGGCCGTTTAAGTTGTGACCAGTTTATGATCGTTTTGCCGGAGGTAAAAGCCGTCGATGCCTTCCGTATTGCCAAGCTGGCACAAGAAAAAATCTCCGGGCACAAGATTCGACTGGATGAGCAGCAGACCACCTGCTTAACCAGTCAAGCTGGCGTGACTGAACTTCGTGACCAACACGAAGACAGTCGCATTTTATTCAACCGAGTGAATGATGCGATAGCGCAACTGCGTACTAGCCGCGAAATCACCAAAATAATCTAA
- a CDS encoding glycosyl transferase family protein, translating into MADHPFAESLRILGKGPKTRRPLTQDEASQALAMILAGEVTEKQLGAFLLLMRANGETPDELIGFVKGARQSFGLDNQACPAGLHLDWAAYAGKWRYPPYYLLSLKLLAQMGFGILLHGDQGQFAQRQYAQAFLAELNVPIADSLPAARAMLVTPQLVYLPLTQFAEPLREILHLKEEIGVRTVFNTAVKLLNPLNSPVAVQGIFHKGVEQLHLQTAQALGYKTNLVFKGEGGEAEMRPDALSTVYAWQKYTQSEQKLNALIERQQRPEHWDPADLVALWQGKKQDIYGEAAVMATAAVALMGLGSYNYNHAVCLVEQAWHKRAV; encoded by the coding sequence ATGGCTGATCATCCGTTTGCCGAATCCTTACGTATCCTCGGTAAAGGACCCAAAACCCGCCGTCCGCTGACGCAAGACGAAGCGAGTCAGGCCTTGGCGATGATTTTAGCCGGCGAGGTGACGGAGAAACAACTCGGCGCATTTTTGTTGTTGATGCGTGCCAATGGCGAAACGCCGGATGAATTAATTGGGTTTGTGAAGGGCGCGCGCCAGTCTTTTGGGTTGGATAACCAGGCCTGCCCAGCAGGCTTGCATTTGGATTGGGCGGCCTATGCCGGTAAATGGCGCTATCCGCCCTATTATCTATTGAGTTTAAAACTCTTGGCGCAAATGGGGTTTGGTATTTTGTTGCATGGCGATCAAGGGCAGTTTGCCCAGCGTCAGTATGCTCAAGCGTTTTTAGCCGAGTTAAATGTGCCGATTGCTGATTCACTGCCAGCGGCGCGTGCCATGCTGGTTACTCCTCAATTGGTTTATTTACCGCTCACCCAGTTTGCCGAACCTTTGCGCGAGATTTTGCATTTAAAGGAAGAAATTGGGGTGCGCACTGTGTTTAACACCGCGGTGAAGTTGTTAAACCCATTGAACTCGCCAGTAGCGGTACAGGGTATTTTTCACAAGGGCGTGGAGCAGTTACACTTGCAAACGGCTCAAGCTTTGGGTTACAAGACGAATTTAGTGTTTAAAGGTGAGGGCGGTGAGGCGGAAATGCGCCCCGATGCCCTCAGCACGGTGTACGCTTGGCAAAAATATACGCAATCAGAACAAAAACTTAATGCGCTGATTGAACGTCAGCAACGACCGGAACACTGGGATCCAGCAGATTTAGTAGCCTTGTGGCAAGGCAAAAAACAAGATATTTATGGCGAAGCGGCTGTGATGGCGACCGCTGCGGTGGCGTTAATGGGGTTAGGGTCTTACAATTATAATCATGCCGTATGCTTGGTCGAGCAGGCTTGGCATAAGCGAGCTGTGTGA
- the ettA gene encoding energy-dependent translational throttle protein EttA, which yields MAQFVYTMNRVGKVVPPSKYILKDISLSFFPGAKIGVLGLNGSGKSTLLRIMAGIDTDIVGEARPQPGIKVGYLPQEPQLDASKDVRGNVEEAVAEVKQALAELDAVYAAYAEPDADFDKLAQKQAQIEDIIQAMDGHNLERTLEIAADALRLPAWDADVTKLSGGERRRVALCRLLLSKPDMLLLDEPTNHLDAESIAWLERFLLEFPGTVVAITHDRYFLDNAAQWILELDRGQGIPYEGNYSSWLEQKEQRLEQESKQEAARLRTIKHELEWVRANPKGRHAKSKARMARFDELSSIETQKRNETNEIFIPVAERLGEKVIEVSNVSKGFGDRLLIDDLTFRLPQGGIVGIIGPNGAGKSTLFKMLTGQEQPDSGEIVFGETVKLSYVDQSRDALDDSKTVWEEISGGDESFMVGNFEVNSRAYCSRFNFKGGDQQKRIGELSGGERNRVHLAKTLRKGGNVLLLDEPTNDLDVETLRALEEALLEYAGCAVVISHDRWFLDRIATHMLAFEGDSHVEWFEGNFSDYEADYKRRKGADANQPHRIKYKPISKN from the coding sequence ATGGCTCAATTTGTTTACACCATGAACCGCGTTGGAAAAGTGGTTCCCCCATCAAAATACATTCTAAAAGACATTTCCTTATCGTTTTTTCCCGGCGCGAAAATCGGCGTTTTGGGTTTAAACGGCTCTGGTAAATCAACCCTACTGCGCATTATGGCCGGCATTGATACCGACATCGTCGGCGAAGCGCGCCCACAACCCGGCATTAAGGTAGGCTACCTCCCCCAAGAACCCCAACTTGACGCCAGTAAAGACGTGCGTGGCAATGTTGAAGAAGCCGTGGCAGAGGTTAAACAAGCACTCGCAGAGCTTGATGCTGTCTATGCCGCCTATGCTGAACCGGATGCGGATTTTGACAAGCTGGCGCAAAAACAGGCGCAAATCGAAGACATTATTCAAGCCATGGACGGTCACAACCTTGAGCGCACGCTCGAAATTGCCGCTGATGCCCTGCGTCTTCCGGCTTGGGATGCGGATGTCACTAAACTTTCTGGTGGTGAACGCCGTCGTGTCGCGCTTTGTCGCTTGTTATTGTCCAAACCCGACATGTTGCTGCTTGACGAACCGACCAACCATTTAGATGCCGAATCGATTGCTTGGCTAGAGCGGTTCTTGCTGGAATTCCCCGGCACCGTGGTCGCCATTACCCATGACCGCTACTTCCTCGACAATGCGGCGCAATGGATTCTTGAACTGGATCGTGGTCAAGGGATTCCCTATGAAGGCAACTATTCCTCATGGCTTGAACAAAAAGAGCAGCGATTAGAACAGGAATCCAAACAAGAAGCGGCTCGCCTACGCACGATTAAACACGAACTTGAATGGGTTCGCGCCAACCCCAAAGGCCGTCATGCTAAATCAAAAGCCCGTATGGCACGCTTTGACGAACTGAGCAGCATTGAAACTCAAAAACGCAATGAAACCAATGAAATATTTATCCCTGTGGCCGAGCGCCTAGGTGAAAAAGTCATTGAAGTTTCCAATGTATCTAAGGGTTTTGGTGATCGCTTACTGATTGATGACTTAACCTTCCGCTTGCCACAGGGCGGTATCGTCGGCATTATCGGCCCCAACGGTGCAGGTAAATCGACCCTATTTAAAATGCTGACCGGTCAAGAACAACCCGATAGCGGTGAAATCGTGTTTGGTGAAACCGTAAAACTGTCTTACGTTGACCAAAGTCGTGATGCACTGGACGACAGCAAAACCGTTTGGGAAGAAATTTCCGGTGGCGATGAGAGTTTTATGGTTGGCAATTTTGAGGTCAACTCACGTGCCTATTGCTCACGTTTTAACTTCAAAGGCGGCGACCAACAAAAACGCATTGGTGAACTTTCCGGTGGTGAACGCAACCGTGTTCATCTCGCCAAGACGCTGCGCAAAGGTGGTAATGTGTTGTTGCTTGACGAACCGACTAACGACTTGGACGTTGAAACCCTTCGCGCACTTGAAGAAGCCCTGCTTGAATATGCCGGCTGTGCGGTGGTTATTTCGCATGACCGTTGGTTCTTGGATCGTATCGCAACGCATATGCTCGCTTTTGAAGGCGATTCACACGTAGAATGGTTTGAAGGTAACTTCTCCGACTACGAAGCCGACTATAAACGTCGCAAAGGCGCAGACGCCAATCAGCCACACAGAATTAAATACAAGCCGATTTCTAAAAACTAA
- the glyA gene encoding serine hydroxymethyltransferase, translated as MFDKTMTIAGYDDDIANAMAAEAQRQEDHIELIASENYTSPRVMEAQGSVLTNKYAEGYPYKRYYGGCEHVDVVEALAIERAKQLFGADYANVQPHSGSQANAPVYMALLEPGDTVLGMSLAHGGHLTHGSKVNFSGKIYNAVQYGLNPTTGEIDYDEVERLAQEHKPKLVVAGFSAYSQIVDWQRFRDIADSVGAYLLVDMAHVAGLVAAGLYPNPVQIADVTTTTTHKTLRGPRGGLILAKANPEIEKKLNSLVFPGTQGGPLMHVIAAKAVAFKEAMEPEFKTYAAQVIKNAQAMAEVFIERGLDVVSGGTKNHLFLVSLIEKGLTGKLVDAALGAAHITINKNSVPNDPMSPFVTSGIRVGTAAATTRGFGEQECRDLAGWMCDVVDACDQASESWDETVIAQVRQKVSALCAAHPVYK; from the coding sequence ATGTTTGATAAAACCATGACAATCGCTGGCTATGATGATGATATCGCTAATGCGATGGCGGCTGAAGCCCAGCGCCAAGAAGATCACATTGAATTGATCGCTTCTGAAAACTATACCAGCCCGCGTGTTATGGAAGCGCAAGGCTCTGTGTTAACCAATAAGTATGCAGAGGGTTATCCCTATAAGCGTTATTATGGCGGTTGTGAGCATGTAGACGTGGTTGAAGCTTTGGCGATAGAACGTGCAAAGCAATTGTTTGGCGCGGATTACGCTAACGTCCAGCCTCACTCAGGTTCGCAGGCGAATGCACCGGTTTATATGGCTTTGTTAGAGCCGGGTGATACGGTATTAGGTATGAGTTTGGCGCATGGTGGTCATTTAACTCACGGTTCTAAGGTTAACTTTTCCGGCAAAATCTACAATGCGGTGCAGTATGGCTTAAACCCTACCACCGGTGAAATTGACTATGATGAAGTCGAACGTCTAGCTCAAGAACACAAGCCTAAGTTAGTGGTGGCCGGTTTTTCTGCTTATTCGCAAATTGTTGATTGGCAGCGTTTCCGTGATATTGCCGATAGCGTCGGTGCTTATTTATTAGTTGATATGGCGCACGTGGCAGGCTTGGTTGCGGCGGGTTTATATCCTAATCCGGTGCAAATTGCCGATGTTACCACTACCACAACCCACAAAACCTTACGCGGTCCTCGTGGTGGTTTGATCCTTGCCAAAGCGAATCCTGAGATTGAGAAAAAATTGAATTCATTGGTGTTCCCGGGGACACAAGGTGGGCCGTTAATGCACGTGATCGCGGCAAAAGCGGTGGCATTTAAAGAGGCGATGGAGCCGGAGTTCAAAACCTATGCCGCCCAGGTAATTAAAAACGCTCAGGCGATGGCGGAAGTATTTATCGAGCGTGGCTTGGATGTGGTTTCGGGTGGTACTAAAAACCATTTGTTCCTTGTCAGTCTGATTGAAAAAGGCTTAACCGGTAAGCTAGTCGATGCGGCCTTGGGTGCTGCGCACATCACGATTAACAAAAACTCTGTGCCGAATGATCCTATGTCACCGTTTGTCACCAGTGGTATTCGTGTCGGTACCGCGGCGGCTACCACCCGTGGTTTTGGTGAGCAGGAATGTCGTGATCTAGCTGGTTGGATGTGTGATGTGGTGGATGCTTGTGATCAGGCTTCGGAAAGCTGGGATGAAACCGTAATTGCTCAGGTTCGCCAGAAAGTCAGTGCACTTTGCGCTGCGCACCCTGTTTACAAGTAA
- the cysG gene encoding siroheme synthase CysG: MDYLPIFMRLKGERVCVIGGGTIAARKSDLFIQAGAKVEIISPELKGEMARMHQAGLVSWQPTAFEPSLITGSKLVLAATDDQVVNEAVHQAATEMGIAVNIADQTELCDYILPSILQRGPITVAVSTGGRSPTFARHLRVQLEQALPTGLGEVALLLRQLRQQYNPLIEEDERKHFWQNLLNSAFYQTALEGRWDEARQLCAQAFAGHQAPMGEVFLVGAGPGDPDLLTIKALRILQTADVIVYDRLVSEEIINLTRREAERIYVGKSMSNHTLPQEQINQLLVDLAKQGKKVVRLKGGDPYIFGRGAEEQALLREHGVACTVVPGISSASGIAASTGIPLTHRDYAQSVKLVTGHTRQGIVDLDWDCLVDPNQTLVIYMGLSNVEIITRQLMEHGMDPSTPMAVIENGTRANQRVLVTDLAQATEQVARAQIQAPALMMIGKVVQCVEPSVCIDVAASAVTASESVAEVRYG, encoded by the coding sequence ATGGATTATTTACCGATTTTTATGCGACTCAAGGGTGAACGCGTCTGTGTGATTGGTGGCGGCACGATTGCCGCCCGCAAATCGGATTTGTTTATTCAAGCGGGGGCCAAAGTGGAAATTATTTCACCTGAGTTAAAAGGTGAAATGGCCAGAATGCACCAAGCAGGCCTGGTCAGTTGGCAACCGACGGCATTTGAACCCAGTTTGATTACCGGATCCAAATTGGTATTGGCTGCCACCGATGATCAAGTGGTTAATGAAGCGGTGCATCAAGCCGCCACCGAGATGGGCATTGCGGTCAATATCGCTGACCAAACCGAGTTGTGTGATTACATTTTGCCCAGTATTTTACAGCGTGGCCCGATCACCGTGGCGGTGTCTACCGGCGGACGTTCGCCGACCTTTGCACGGCATTTGCGAGTACAGCTAGAGCAGGCCCTACCAACAGGTTTAGGTGAAGTCGCTTTACTGTTGCGCCAATTACGTCAGCAATACAATCCGCTGATCGAAGAAGACGAGCGCAAACATTTTTGGCAAAATCTGCTCAACAGTGCCTTTTATCAAACCGCGTTAGAAGGCCGTTGGGATGAGGCCAGACAGCTTTGTGCGCAAGCCTTTGCGGGCCATCAAGCACCGATGGGTGAAGTGTTTTTAGTGGGTGCAGGCCCGGGTGATCCCGATTTACTGACGATTAAAGCCTTGCGGATTTTGCAAACGGCGGATGTGATTGTTTATGACAGGTTGGTATCGGAAGAGATTATTAACCTGACCCGTCGGGAAGCGGAACGGATTTACGTTGGCAAATCCATGTCGAACCATACCCTGCCGCAAGAACAGATTAATCAATTGCTGGTGGATTTGGCGAAGCAGGGTAAAAAGGTTGTGCGCTTGAAGGGCGGCGATCCGTATATTTTTGGGCGCGGTGCCGAGGAGCAGGCGCTGCTTAGAGAGCATGGCGTGGCCTGTACCGTGGTACCGGGCATTTCATCCGCATCGGGTATTGCCGCCTCTACCGGTATTCCATTAACCCATCGCGATTATGCGCAATCGGTCAAGCTGGTGACCGGCCATACCCGTCAAGGCATTGTGGACTTGGATTGGGATTGTTTGGTGGATCCCAATCAAACCCTGGTAATTTATATGGGGTTAAGTAATGTCGAAATTATTACCCGTCAGTTGATGGAGCATGGCATGGATCCAAGCACACCGATGGCGGTGATTGAAAACGGCACGCGTGCCAATCAACGCGTGTTGGTGACGGATTTAGCGCAAGCGACCGAGCAGGTGGCTAGGGCGCAGATTCAAGCGCCGGCGTTAATGATGATTGGTAAGGTGGTGCAGTGTGTCGAGCCGAGCGTGTGTATTGATGTAGCGGCGAGTGCCGTTACCGCGTCCGAATCTGTTGCAGAGGTGCGCTATGGCTGA
- a CDS encoding DsrE family protein, whose amino-acid sequence MKKHNFIAIGIMLLALFALPLKAADEGAKVVYHVDFNDVTRYSATLTSINNIMNAYENELMEADVHLVLVGHGLRFATDDGLKGTPYEHDAAMLERRDELKGRLDALMNSRGVKVKLCDHTRNEINLDPAKIYDGIELVGSGVFDIAILQSQGYAYLKIQ is encoded by the coding sequence ATGAAAAAACATAATTTTATTGCCATTGGCATCATGTTACTAGCATTGTTTGCACTGCCACTTAAAGCCGCAGATGAAGGCGCTAAAGTGGTCTACCACGTGGATTTTAACGATGTCACCCGTTATTCCGCTACCCTCACCTCGATTAATAACATTATGAATGCCTACGAAAACGAATTAATGGAAGCCGATGTTCATCTGGTTTTAGTCGGACACGGTCTTCGCTTTGCCACCGACGATGGTCTAAAAGGCACGCCCTATGAGCATGATGCCGCGATGCTTGAACGCCGTGATGAACTCAAAGGCCGTTTAGATGCGCTGATGAATTCACGCGGCGTAAAAGTTAAGCTTTGCGATCACACGCGCAATGAAATCAATCTTGATCCCGCTAAAATCTATGATGGCATTGAACTGGTCGGTTCAGGCGTATTCGACATTGCGATTCTGCAAAGCCAAGGTTATGCCTATTTAAAAATACAGTAA